In the Thermoanaerobaculales bacterium genome, AAGACCGGGGTCGCGAACCTCAGGCCGAGCTCGCGGCCCGCCCAGCCGAGGTGGGTCTCGAGGATCTGGCCGACGTTCATGCGCGACGGGACGCCGAGCGGGTTGAGCACGACCTCCACCGGGGTGCCGTCCGGCAGGAAGGGCATCTCCTGCTCGGCGAGGGTCTGCGAGATCACGCCCTTGTTGCCGTGGCGGCCGGCCATCTTGTCACCGACCTGGAGCTTGCGCTTCATGGCGATGAACACCTTGACCTGCTTGATGACGCCCGGCGGCAGCTCGTCGCCCTGCCGCAGCAGCTCGATCCGCTCCTGGTTGAGCTGCTCGAGCACCTCGATCTGCGAGTCGGCCTGGCGGATGATCAGCCGCACCTTCTCGAGCAGCCGGCTGTCGCGGATCGGCAGCTCCAGCAGCTTCGACTTCGGGACCCGGCGCAGCGCCTCCGCGGTGAGCTTCTGTCCCTTCTTGGCGAGCACCTCGCCGCGTCCCACCGTGAGGTCGTCGGTCACCTTCACGCCGTCGAGCAGCTGCTGGATCTTGGACTCGCGCACCTCGAGGATGATCCGGCGCTCGTCCTCGGAGTTCTTGCGCAGCCGCGCGATCTCGCCGGCCTCGATGGCGAGCTGCCGGGAGTCCTTCTCGACGCCCTTGCGGGCGAAGATCTGGACCCCGACCACCACCCCCTCGATGCCCGGCGGGCAGCGCAGCGAGGCGTCGCGGACGTCTCCCGCCTTCTCGCCGAAGATCGCCCGCAGCAGCTTCTCCTCGGGGGTCAGCTGGGTCTCGCCCTTGGGGGTGACCTTGCCGACCAGGATCGAGCCCTGGCGGACCTGGGCGCCGACGTGGATGATGCCCGCCTCGTCGAGCAGGTTGAGCGCCGACTCGGCGACGTTTGGGATGTCGCGGGTGATCTCCTCGGGCCCGAGCTTGGTGTCCCGGGCCGAGGTCTCGAACTCCTCGATGTGGATCGAGGTGTAGCGGTCCTCCTTGACCAGCTTCTCCGACACCACGATGGCGTCCTCGAAGTTGTAGCCGCGCCACGGCATGAAGGCGACCAGGACGTTGTGGCCCAGCGCCAGCTCGCCGCGATCGGTGTTGGGGCCGTCGGCCAGGACCTGGCCCTTCTCGACCCGCTGGCCCTCGCTGACCAGGGGCTTCTGGTTGATCGAGGTGTTCTGGTTCGAGCGGCGGAACTTGGTGAGCTGGTAGATGTCGGCGCCGAACTCGCCCTCGCCCTCGCCCTCGACGCGGACGATGATGCGCTGGCTGTCCACCTTGTCGACCACGCCGGCCCGGCGGCACATCACCACCGCCCCGGAGTCCTGGGCGACCACCGCCTCCATGCCGGTGCCGACGATCGGCGCCTCCGGCTGCACCAGGGGCACCGCCTGGCGCTGCATGTTGGAGCCCATCAGCGCGCGGTTGGCGTCGTCGTGCTCCAGGAACGGGATCAGCGACGCCGCCACCGACACCACCTGCCGCGGCGACACGTCGATGAAGTCGACCTGGTCGCGGTCGATCACCAGGAACTCGCCGCCCGAGCGGGCGATGACCTTGTCGTCGATCAGGTTGCCCTGCTCGTCGACCCGGGCGTTGGCCTGGGCGATGTTGAGGTTCTCCTCCTCCCACGCCGCCAGGTAGAAGGCGTGCGGCTCGCCCCATGCCTCGACCTTGCCGGCCTTCGCCAGGCGCCGGTTGACCCGCTCGAACTCCTCGAGCAGGACCACCTGGCCGAACTCGAAGCCGCTGTCACCGACCTGGATGATCCTGACGTGCTCGAGGACCTTCGCCCCCTCCACCTTCTTGTAGGGCGACTCGATGTAGCCCATCGGGTTGAGCCGCGCGAAGCACGACAACGACGAGATCAGGCCGATGTTCGGTCCCTCGGGGGTCTCGATCGGGCAGATCCGGCCATAGTGGGTCGAGTGCACGTCGCGGACCTCGAAGCCGGCTCGCTCCCTGGACAGGCCGCCCGGGCCGAGGGCGGAGAGCCGCCGCTTGTGGGTGACCTCGGAGAGCGGGTTGGTCTGGTCCATGAACTGGGAAAGCTGCGAGGAGCCGAAGAACTCGTCCACCGCCGCCATCACCGGCTTCGAGTTCACGAGGTCCCTGGGCATCGCCGAGTCGATGTCGGGGTGGATCGACATCTTCTCCTTGATCGCCCGCTCCATGCGGACCAGCCCGATCCGGAACTGGTTCTCCATCAGCTCGCCGACGGTGCGCACCCGCCGGTTGGCCAGGGAATCGATGTCGTCGACCCGCCCCAGATCGCGGTGCAGCCGGAGCAGGTAGGTCACCAGGCGGAGGAAGTCGTCGACGTCCAGGATCCGGCGGTTGAGGGGCTTCTTGAGGGAGAGCTTGGCGTTGAACTTGAACCGCCCGACCTGGGAGAGGTCGTACTTGCGGTCGTCGAAGAACAGGCCGTTGAAGAGCGTGGTCGCCGACTCCTCGGTTGGCGGGTCGCCCGGCCGCTGGCGCCGGTAGATCTCCATCCGGGCGTCCATCTGGGTCCCGCTCCCGTCCTTCTCGAGGGTCTGGTGGAGGATCTCGCCAACCGGGTCCCAGTCGGGGAAGGCGAGGCTCAGCACCTCGACCCCGGTCTCCGCGGCCATGTCGAGGACCTCGTCGGTCAGCCGGGTGTTGGCGGCCGCGATCACCTCGCCGGTCTCGGCGTTGACCAGGTCGTCGACGATGATCGCGCCGATCAGGTCGGCCCGGCTCACGCCGACCCTCGTCGGCTTGCCGTCGGTCGACTTCTGCAGGCGCTTGATCAGCGCGCTGTCCAGCGTCAGGCCGGCGAACAACGGCGGGTTGGCCAGCTTGCGGAAGCGCTGCGCCTTCTGGCGCTCGGTCTCGATGTCGAGAACCCGCGAGTCCAGAAGAACGGTGGCGGTCGACGTGTTGGACCCGAGCCGCACGTCGAACACGGTGTAGAAGGCCCGCAGGATCTGGGAGTTGGTCTCGAGCTCGGGGCTGAGCGCGCGCAGGAAGACGGTGCCCGGCAGGCGGCGCTTGCGGTCGATCCGCACCCACAGCACCTGCTTGTTGTCGTACTCGAACTCGATCCACGAGCCGCGGTAGGGCACCACCTTCGCCAGGTAGTGGTTGGGGCCTTCGAGGGTGAAGAAGACCCCGGGGGACCGGTGAAGCTGGGAGACGATGACGCGCTCGGTGCCGTTGATGATGAAGGTCCCGGTGTCGGTCATCAGCGGCAGCTCGCCGAAGTAGAGCTCCTCCTCCTTGACGTCCCGGACCTGGCGGGTCCCGTCCTCGCCGGTGTCGAAGGTGACGAGCCGGAAGGTGAGCCGGACCGGCACCGCGTAGGACAGCCCCTTGCCGCGGCACTCGTCGTCGTTGAACGGCAGCCGCAGCCCGACCGACGTGCCGCAGACGCCGCAGCTCTCGATCAGGTTGCGGTTGGCCTTGCCGCAGCCCGGGCACACCACCTGGTCCTCGTGCGCCTCGCCGGCCTTGAACAGCACCCCGCAGTGCTCGCAGGTCAGCCGCAGGTGGTGCAGCCCCTTGATCCGGCCGCAGCGACAGCTCCAGTTGCCGATCTCGTAGCGGACGAACTGCAGCTCGCAGGTGTCGCGGAAGTCGGTGAACGGGAAGATCGTGGTGAGCACCGCCTGCAGCCCGCCGGAGGTCCGCTCCTCGGGCAGCAGATCCATCTGGAGGAACTCCACGTAGGAGGCCCGCTGGACCTGGATCAGGTTCGGCAGCTGGATGCTGGACGGATTCTTGGCGAAGTCCATCCGCCCGTGGGGGATCGTCGTCATCTCGGGTGCCTCCTGACGAATAGCAGCACGGGGAGGCAGACGCTCCCCGCGCCGTCAGTGCTCGGCTCCGCGCAGCCGGAAGCCAGAGGGCTGTCGATCGTTACTTGATCTCCACTTGAGCGCCGGCATCCTCGAACTTCGCCTTGACGCTCTCGGCCTCGTCCTTGCTCACGCCCTCCTTGACCTTGGTGGGCGCCGCCTCGACGAGCTCCTTCGCTTCCTTGAGACCGAGCGAGGTCACCTCGCGGACGACCTTGATCACGTTGATCTTCTTGTCGCCCACCGAGTTCAGGATGACGTCGAACTCGGTCTGCTCCTCCGCCTGCTCGCCGGCGGCGGCCCCGGGCGCCGCGCCCGCGACCATCACCGGGACCGCGGCGGCAGCGGCCGACACCCCGAACTCGTCCTCGAGAGCCTTGACCAGCTGGTTGAGCTCAAGCACGGTCATGCCCTTGATCTCGTCCATCATCTTTTCGATCTGAGCCATGCTACGAAATCCTCCCTTAGGACTCTTTGGTTTCCATCGCGCCCGCCACCTGTCCGAGGACAGAGGCGAGTTTCTGGGCCGGGCTGTTCAGCGCCACCACCAGCCGGCGGATCGGCGACTGCAGCAAGAACACGAGCTTGGTCAGCAGCTCCTGCCGCGACGGCATGTCGGCGATCTGCCTCGCCTCTTCGGCCTCGATCAGCTGCCCTTCGAGGTACGCCTGGCGGAAGGTCAGGGCCGGGTGGGTCTTGGCGAAGTCGCGCAACACCTTGGCC is a window encoding:
- the rpoB gene encoding DNA-directed RNA polymerase subunit beta, which encodes MTTIPHGRMDFAKNPSSIQLPNLIQVQRASYVEFLQMDLLPEERTSGGLQAVLTTIFPFTDFRDTCELQFVRYEIGNWSCRCGRIKGLHHLRLTCEHCGVLFKAGEAHEDQVVCPGCGKANRNLIESCGVCGTSVGLRLPFNDDECRGKGLSYAVPVRLTFRLVTFDTGEDGTRQVRDVKEEELYFGELPLMTDTGTFIINGTERVIVSQLHRSPGVFFTLEGPNHYLAKVVPYRGSWIEFEYDNKQVLWVRIDRKRRLPGTVFLRALSPELETNSQILRAFYTVFDVRLGSNTSTATVLLDSRVLDIETERQKAQRFRKLANPPLFAGLTLDSALIKRLQKSTDGKPTRVGVSRADLIGAIIVDDLVNAETGEVIAAANTRLTDEVLDMAAETGVEVLSLAFPDWDPVGEILHQTLEKDGSGTQMDARMEIYRRQRPGDPPTEESATTLFNGLFFDDRKYDLSQVGRFKFNAKLSLKKPLNRRILDVDDFLRLVTYLLRLHRDLGRVDDIDSLANRRVRTVGELMENQFRIGLVRMERAIKEKMSIHPDIDSAMPRDLVNSKPVMAAVDEFFGSSQLSQFMDQTNPLSEVTHKRRLSALGPGGLSRERAGFEVRDVHSTHYGRICPIETPEGPNIGLISSLSCFARLNPMGYIESPYKKVEGAKVLEHVRIIQVGDSGFEFGQVVLLEEFERVNRRLAKAGKVEAWGEPHAFYLAAWEEENLNIAQANARVDEQGNLIDDKVIARSGGEFLVIDRDQVDFIDVSPRQVVSVAASLIPFLEHDDANRALMGSNMQRQAVPLVQPEAPIVGTGMEAVVAQDSGAVVMCRRAGVVDKVDSQRIIVRVEGEGEGEFGADIYQLTKFRRSNQNTSINQKPLVSEGQRVEKGQVLADGPNTDRGELALGHNVLVAFMPWRGYNFEDAIVVSEKLVKEDRYTSIHIEEFETSARDTKLGPEEITRDIPNVAESALNLLDEAGIIHVGAQVRQGSILVGKVTPKGETQLTPEEKLLRAIFGEKAGDVRDASLRCPPGIEGVVVGVQIFARKGVEKDSRQLAIEAGEIARLRKNSEDERRIILEVRESKIQQLLDGVKVTDDLTVGRGEVLAKKGQKLTAEALRRVPKSKLLELPIRDSRLLEKVRLIIRQADSQIEVLEQLNQERIELLRQGDELPPGVIKQVKVFIAMKRKLQVGDKMAGRHGNKGVISQTLAEQEMPFLPDGTPVEVVLNPLGVPSRMNVGQILETHLGWAGRELGLRFATPVFEGADEDEIREMLNQAGLPEDGKTLLYDGVTGEPFEQRVTAGYIYMMKLSHLVDDKIHARSIGPYSLITQQPLGGKAQFGGQRLGEMEVWALEAFGAAHTLQELLTVKSDDVEGRAKVYEAIVKGQVPEEPGLPESFNVLVRELQALALDVELLQQEDE
- the rplL gene encoding 50S ribosomal protein L7/L12 translates to MAQIEKMMDEIKGMTVLELNQLVKALEDEFGVSAAAAAVPVMVAGAAPGAAAGEQAEEQTEFDVILNSVGDKKINVIKVVREVTSLGLKEAKELVEAAPTKVKEGVSKDEAESVKAKFEDAGAQVEIK